A section of the Dehalobacter sp. DCM genome encodes:
- the larB gene encoding nickel pincer cofactor biosynthesis protein LarB: MKENIKEILNQVQTGMITVEEGQQWIEQLYGSNLGFARLDIQREHRKGFPEAIFCPGKTTDQILQIAKKLYERSGQNVVATRANKEIFDCVHQEIPTAEFNAISRTILIRKGEQRAVGNILVVTAGTSDLPVAEEAAVTAQAMGNRVERLYDTGVAGLHRLLAESDKLQQANVLIVVAGMDGVLPSVVGGLVSRPVIAVPTSVGYGANFGGIAPLLTMLNSCAEGIGVVNIDNGFGAGYLASLINQIAT, from the coding sequence ATGAAAGAAAATATCAAAGAAATTCTTAATCAGGTACAGACAGGGATGATCACTGTGGAAGAAGGGCAGCAGTGGATTGAACAGCTGTACGGTAGCAATTTGGGTTTTGCACGTTTGGATATACAGCGGGAGCATCGCAAGGGTTTTCCTGAAGCGATCTTTTGCCCCGGGAAGACGACGGATCAAATTCTGCAGATCGCCAAAAAACTCTATGAAAGATCCGGGCAGAATGTTGTGGCTACTCGGGCTAACAAAGAAATATTTGATTGCGTGCATCAGGAGATCCCAACAGCCGAATTCAATGCGATTTCCAGAACGATTCTAATTCGCAAAGGGGAACAACGCGCCGTCGGTAATATCTTGGTCGTGACCGCAGGCACATCGGATCTGCCGGTGGCAGAGGAAGCGGCAGTTACTGCCCAGGCAATGGGAAATCGTGTTGAGCGTCTCTATGATACCGGGGTTGCCGGTCTCCACCGCCTGCTAGCGGAGTCTGACAAACTCCAGCAAGCCAACGTCCTGATCGTCGTCGCCGGCATGGATGGCGTCCTGCCCAGCGTTGTCGGCGGATTGGTTTCCCGTCCGGTCATCGCCGTGCCGACGAGTGTCGGCTATGGCGCCAATTTCGGGGGAATAGCACCGTTATTGACCATGCTGAACAGCTGCGCGGAGGGGATCGGCGTCGTCAATATCGACAATGGATTTGGTGCCGGCTATCTGGCTTCACTAATCAACCAGATAGCAACTTGA
- a CDS encoding M42 family metallopeptidase: protein MQVQRKPLDYTLLEKLTQTYGPSGNEHKVAVRIGEMVKNDADATETDILGNMIVRKKGSGKKIMIVSHMDEVGIIVTHINRRGYLYFAPIGGIRKNVLIAQRFIFESGVVGTVCQEDKKKTDDLTSVKLYIDIGAANEEEARKLVQEGDMAVFAGDYKETETSVISKALDNRAGCFIAIEALKAVSSENDLYFVFTAQEEVGSRGAKTAAYALYPDLALNVDTTFSYDDPKELEMHRTAMNKGVAIMVMDHSIVVSPAIKNWMADIAETHRIPYQWEVITGGGTDSGPVHLTRGGIPTGGLSLPVRHLHTPNEIAAKKDIEAAVDLLLALLENPS from the coding sequence CTGCAGGTGCAGAGAAAACCGTTAGATTACACATTACTGGAGAAGCTGACCCAGACCTATGGCCCTTCAGGCAACGAACACAAAGTCGCTGTCAGGATCGGGGAAATGGTCAAGAACGACGCCGACGCAACAGAAACAGATATACTCGGTAATATGATCGTTAGAAAAAAAGGTTCAGGTAAGAAAATAATGATCGTCAGCCACATGGATGAAGTCGGGATTATCGTCACCCATATCAACCGACGCGGTTATTTGTATTTCGCCCCGATCGGCGGCATTCGGAAAAATGTCCTGATCGCTCAACGTTTTATTTTTGAGAGTGGGGTGGTCGGGACTGTCTGCCAGGAAGACAAGAAAAAAACAGATGACCTGACTTCGGTTAAGTTATATATCGATATCGGTGCGGCTAATGAGGAAGAGGCGCGGAAGCTGGTACAGGAAGGTGATATGGCTGTTTTCGCCGGTGATTATAAGGAAACTGAAACCAGCGTCATCTCCAAGGCGTTGGATAATCGGGCCGGCTGTTTCATCGCTATCGAAGCCTTAAAAGCTGTGTCCAGTGAAAATGACTTGTATTTTGTCTTTACAGCCCAGGAAGAAGTGGGATCACGGGGGGCAAAAACGGCGGCCTATGCTCTGTACCCTGATTTAGCACTCAATGTCGATACGACCTTTAGCTATGATGATCCCAAAGAGCTGGAGATGCACCGGACGGCAATGAATAAAGGTGTTGCGATTATGGTCATGGACCATTCCATCGTCGTGTCACCGGCAATTAAAAACTGGATGGCGGATATTGCCGAAACGCATCGGATTCCGTATCAATGGGAAGTCATCACAGGCGGAGGTACCGATTCCGGGCCTGTTCACCTGACCCGGGGAGGGATACCAACCGGCGGACTGTCTTTGCCCGTTCGGCATTTGCATACACCGAATGAGATAGCGGCAAAGAAAGATATTGAAGCCGCTGTCGATTTACTGTTGGCACTGCTGGAAAACCCCTCCTGA
- a CDS encoding sigma-54 interaction domain-containing protein, translating into MPNSLIEIDPEVKKEITALSLSMGLSDSETVKMLMEKNNQLSRDIKQITKELSLLKERELEAFVIGDVLSDGIYIIDSKGIIIAVNKAFTKMTGIEENEIIGHPVEELINRSIVQKPIGRVVLEKKEKLSATIVMKDKKIVITGNPIFDNNGDVTQVLIVMRDVTELVKLQDQLEHTEKMTQKYRDELQYFRSKEIHKSELIGNSTRMHQLKELITQVAQVDATVLITGETGVGKEVVAREIHKMSPRKKAPYIKVNCAAIPESLLESELFGYEKGAFTGAQNKEKLGLFEIANSGTILLDEIGEMPISLQSKLLRALQEKEIRRLGGTKSIKLDVRVIAATNQKLEHQVAEGKFRQDLYYRLNVVPIHIPPLRMRKEDIPLLINCFLEKFNEKYKQNKSFEIAAIELMQQYNWPGNVRELENIIEQLVVIIKEPVIKPHNILNITDNSNIISDFFDKKDLTLKQAVDMVEKQIIEKALKTYGSTHKAAVVLGVSQPTVLRKARELGIKTSN; encoded by the coding sequence ATGCCAAATAGCCTGATCGAAATTGACCCTGAGGTAAAAAAAGAGATTACCGCATTATCACTATCTATGGGATTATCCGATTCGGAAACCGTAAAAATGCTCATGGAAAAGAATAATCAGCTTTCCCGCGATATTAAACAAATAACTAAGGAATTAAGTCTTCTCAAAGAGCGTGAGTTAGAGGCTTTTGTCATTGGGGATGTTTTATCCGATGGTATCTATATTATTGATAGCAAAGGGATTATTATAGCTGTCAATAAAGCATTTACAAAGATGACCGGAATTGAAGAAAATGAAATCATCGGTCATCCGGTTGAAGAGCTAATAAACAGAAGTATTGTCCAAAAACCGATTGGCAGAGTAGTTTTGGAGAAAAAAGAAAAGCTTTCGGCCACAATCGTGATGAAGGATAAAAAAATAGTTATCACCGGGAATCCGATTTTTGACAATAATGGCGATGTGACTCAGGTTTTGATCGTAATGAGAGATGTCACGGAGCTGGTAAAGTTACAGGATCAATTGGAACATACGGAGAAAATGACTCAGAAATATCGCGATGAATTGCAATATTTTCGGTCAAAAGAGATTCACAAAAGTGAACTAATCGGCAACAGTACGCGTATGCATCAGTTGAAAGAATTGATTACTCAGGTTGCCCAGGTTGATGCAACCGTACTTATAACCGGAGAAACCGGCGTTGGCAAAGAAGTCGTAGCCAGAGAAATCCATAAAATGAGTCCGCGTAAAAAAGCCCCTTATATTAAGGTGAATTGCGCTGCTATTCCCGAATCTTTATTGGAATCGGAATTATTCGGTTATGAAAAAGGCGCTTTTACCGGTGCCCAAAATAAAGAAAAACTCGGTCTTTTTGAGATCGCTAATTCGGGGACTATTCTTCTGGATGAAATCGGAGAAATGCCGATAAGCCTACAGTCTAAGCTTTTACGTGCACTTCAGGAAAAAGAGATAAGAAGGCTCGGAGGCACGAAATCTATAAAACTCGATGTGCGGGTTATCGCTGCGACAAATCAAAAATTGGAGCACCAGGTCGCTGAAGGAAAGTTCCGTCAGGATTTGTATTACAGGCTGAATGTTGTCCCGATTCATATTCCTCCGCTTCGCATGCGGAAGGAGGATATCCCGTTATTGATCAATTGTTTTTTGGAAAAATTCAACGAAAAATATAAACAGAATAAATCCTTCGAAATTGCTGCGATTGAACTCATGCAGCAATATAATTGGCCTGGCAATGTTCGGGAGTTGGAGAATATTATCGAACAGCTGGTTGTCATTATCAAAGAGCCTGTTATTAAGCCCCATAATATCCTAAATATTACGGACAACAGCAACATTATTTCTGATTTTTTTGATAAAAAGGACTTAACCCTTAAGCAGGCCGTTGATATGGTTGAAAAGCAAATCATCGAAAAAGCATTGAAAACTTATGGCAGTACGCATAAAGCCGCTGTCGTTTTGGGCGTCAGTCAACCGACGGTCTTACGAAAAGCAAGAGAATTAGGAATTAAAACAAGCAACTGA